aaaatttgaaattattatttccCGCCTAAGAAAATTGgttttaatataacaaaaattatatatatttaattaaccaACCGGAATaagttataattaaatatttccgACCGAGTTCGgtcgaaaaaataattttaaaataattaaaatataaatttaataatattaccgaCCGAAGTCAGTCGGTTTTTATCACCCTTTATATAAatagcttttaaataaataatatttaatacttatttgatatatatatatatatatatatatatatatatatatatatatatatatatagagcttATCAATAGCtttaaaataaacaataaattgtgtgtgtgtgttttaaaATTACTTTTATATGGACACTATATCCTAtatctatgtatatatatatatatatatatatatatatatctatgtatatatatagcctatatatacatatatacactatactatatgTACATTTTATAtaacttatatactatacacttagtatatatactacACTACACTATATCGAATATAgcctatatatatagcttatagcTTCTATACCAATTACTTAATCAATGTATGATATATTTAATTCTGGtttgttaatatattttttttatataaaacaaTTAATGTGTTATTTTAGGTTTATAAatgaaattttagaaaaaataactAAGCATATTTTTACATTAAAATGTAATGATAATTTTATTCACTTGAAATATTGTTTTTTGATTTATAGAATCCTTATTTAATGCACTCTTTTTttcataaaaaagaaagaaagaaacaaataataaaatggaTAGATTAGTAAATAAATATTCCATGGGAAGAGAAGTAGTGGGGTTTTCCATGGGAAAATAAGTTTTTATTAAAATGTTTCAAAAATTATGACCGATTACGGTcgaaatttgaagttattttcttGTCCCACATCGGCTGAaatggaaaaataattttttattaaatgttttcaaaaatttcgaccgatttcggtcggaaattggcTTGTCCCACATCGACTGAAAGATGTGAGCTTTTCCATCTTATAAGTTGAGCTTTGATGCATAGAGTCCAACAATTGTGGACTAACAAAAAATAAGCAAATATAGGAAGGGTTGTAGTTAGTGCTTAGTAATAAGATTTAAAAATTCTATATTTAGAATTagaattcaataaaataataatgataatatatactagtactaattAGTAATATAGTGAGATATAATATTGTGGTGCTATGATATCTAGGGTTGTGGAGTATACATGcgatacaaaaaaatatatatctgtaatatttctaaaattattatatatttaaaattctcTGACCAATTTCGGTtggtattttaaaaattaaataaaaaataatttaattaataccaaccgatttcgatcggtatttttaaaattaaatataaaaaaattaattaataccgaccgatttcggtcggtattttgaaaattaaatttaaaaaaaattaattaataccGAGCGATTCGGTCGGTAAATGTAATTTGACTGTCAGTTAACGCATTGAAATTTCTGTCCGATTTCGGTCGAAACACCTTAGCGACCATCATTTTTCTGACTAATGAAAAACGGTCAAAAATCGGTCGCTTTTTCTcaattttcgaccgatttcggtcggtttttcTAGACGAAATTAGCTAATTTTTTAGTAGTGTGTGTTTATCCTAAAAACGAATAACAGTTAAATTTGTACGTGATTTTAGGAATATGTGAATTGATTCAATATAAATACCACGTTTTAAACCCATAATGTTAATTGTATAATGAGTTCAATAATAAATACATAGAGATTGAACCCCATCAAATTAAAATCCTTAATCTGCCTTTGCTCATCAATGTTTCCAATTTAAAGTGTTACGTGATCTGGTTTGGTGATTTTATTTGTTCTAGCAAAGTCATAATATAGTGGTTCCGAAAAAAGATAAGCATGGACGATCATATATGATTATGGTGACAAGGAAGAAAATAGTTTGGAATAGTTAAAGCTAGATCTCTAAGCACGCTGCCTGCTTGATTAAAAAGAGTAACAAATAAATATTCCATAATTTAGTGTTATTTCATGTAATCAAACGAGTTGGAATTAACAGTTAATGTTTGTTATCTGCAATTTCTAGTATGTTTTTTCAAGACTTAGCTAAGGAAATTTCACCATAGTGTGTTCTTTTCATGAGTTTTCTCTATTTGCTTTTCTTGATTAATTTGCTTCCTTTAGCATTTTGATATACTCTTTTCGGTACTATTCATGGGTTTAATAAAGTTTGTTTTCTGCTTGGGACAAGCCACTATACTCGTTATTCCTTAGTGTTGTTGTTACAAtactaattaaggaaagaaagaaTGAGAAAGCATGCAAAACTACTGCTTAGTGTTGCATGGACAAGCCACTGCTTAGTGTTGTTGTTACAATACTATACTAATTAGCAATAACTTCTTGCACAATTAAGGAAAGGAAGAATGAGAAAGCATGCAAAACTACTATAACATAGTCCAACTCCATCATGGACTAAAAGCCTACTATAAATGACTACTATAACATTTAGTTGCCAAGAATAAGAAATGTTTTTATTAAAGTAAATTGGACTAGACGATATTCCAATAAAAAATGAAGAACTATTGGGGGCTGCTTATTCCCTAAGTAAGAAAGAAATTGCGTTTCAAATCCTTTTTAAGTTGCAGCTTTTCCCCTACATTCcaccttttctctctcttctctccacgtgcaaatacatgtatatatatatatatagacacaccaATCCCAACTTCTTTTTAAGTTGCAGCTTTTCCCCCTACATTCcaccttttctctctctctccgcTCTCCctatttcctttttcctttctctAGGCGTTTCCGGCGTTTCAGAAGGCTTTTCCTTACAATGTTTTCGAAGGAGGGGCCGTCTTATGCGCATGTACTTGTCCAAGGGAAGAAAAGCTCGGCGTCAAAAACTGATCAGTCGCCGTCAAAAGCAGTTCAGTCGCCTGTAAAAACTGATAAGACGCCTGTACAAACTGATAAGACGCCTATAAAAACTGATGAGTCGCCGTCAAAGCTTCCGAGGAGACCAGGGTACGGTAAAAGTGGAGTTCCTTGTAAAGTGAGAGCTAATCTTCTTTGCACTCAGCTGCAAAAGGAGGTTAAAATGTATTTCTACGAAGTAAGTCCTGATTCATTTGTGTAAgtcatttttttatgtttttgtgaGTACTATTACATGTGTGTAAGTCAGCGTAAGTCATTTGTATGTTTTTGTGTCTctgtgtatatatttttttatttttgtatatccTTCTAGAGTTCTGTTATGTGTAATATATGTATATGGCATTTGTATGACGGTATTTTTTGTCAATGAATCTGTGTGTGTAAATAAAATTGGAACACCATATTTTTGTTGTGTCAAGGTATATAGCATTGAAGTGTCTTTGTGTCTCTGTATTTTGGATAATATGAAATGTGCATCGATATTTATTAGTCTGTATGCGAGCCTCTATATGTTTAGCATGTGTGTATGTCATTGTATTAGGGTCTTTTAATGAAAAGCAGATGTGTTATCATGGACCAATATTAGAGTTTGTCATAGCTTTTGGTGAATAAGAGTTCATACTTTTTGTGAGCTCCACTTGCTTCAATTTTTATCTTGTTACTCCATCCTTCAATGCTGCATGTCGAATTCTCCAGTTATTAAACAACTTTTAAATTTTGACTTTCAGGTGAAATTCTCTCCCGCGATTTGGTCAAAGAAATGGTCAACAAAAGTTATACTCCAGCTCTATGTGGACTCTAAGCATCTCTTGAATCAACACAAATTAGCATATGATGGTAAAAGCTGTGTTTACACTTCTAAGCGGCTTCCATTTGAGTCTGAAGACTTTGATGTCAAGCTTACTGGAACTAATGGTGGAAAAGAGTAAGTTTGATTTTGGTGTTTGAGTTCTTAAACACTACAATATGAATACCTTTGGGCTGTTTTTTGTTTTTCAGGTGGTTAATGGAATACAAAGTCTCTTTCAAGTTTATTAGAGAAGTTGATATAACCAGTTTGAATCAGTTCATAGAAAGGTCAAGAACGGACTATCCACAAGAAGCTATAAAAGCTCTGAATGTGGTGCTTCAAACACCACCATTAGCCACGTATAATTCCTTCATTTTTCTTATTCGTTTCATTTACTTTTGAATGATAGTAAATGATAATATATAGGTCTAAACTGAATTCTTTCAATTGTAGATACGAATTAGTGGGAGATTCATTTTTCGATAGATCGTTGGGAGATCCTCGTTCCCTAACTGAAGGTTTAGAATTGTGGGTTGGCTATTTTCAGAGCCTTCGGCCAAGACAGATGGGGCTGTCTTTGAATATTAGTAAgtggtcccccccccccccccctctttcttTTGTCCAATCTTATTGGATAATTTCCTCTAAAACCCTTGTCCTGCTACTATGCTCCAGATAGTTTAGCCAGACCATTCTACCAGACAATAGATGTATATGAATTTGTTGCAAAGAACCTTGAAGTCAGGGATCTTAGTGGGTACATTATGTCTGATAAGGACCGTATCAAGGTACCAGAAAATTGCTTATTTGTTTATTGCTATGTTCTAGCCACAATTTGAAGACTTCAAATCACTCTCTCTAAGCAAATTTAAGATATGTAGGATGATACTAGTTTCATAATTTCAGGCCATATGCCTTTTGAAAGATCTTATGGTGGAGATGCTTCACGAGGGTCGTGTCGTTCGCTACAAAGTCTATGCATTGTCGGATCAACCAGCGGTAGAGTTAATGTATGTTATGATTTCAGTTATTTGATGCTTTAAACATTAATATGCTTTAAGTTGCCATCAAGTCTTaatgttgttatatatatatatatatatatatatatatatatatatatatatatatatatatatatattctattgtTGCTATGACTGGTTTAAAAGAATATGTTCTTAGATTGTTATTGCCTTGTTAAATAGTTTTACTTTTCTTGTGTTGTTTTTACAGTTTCTTTACAGGAACTTTTCGTGTTTTCGACTAATTTTTGACGATTATGTTGTTTAAGGGTCTCCCATGATCCCGAAGGGGAGATATCTCTTTTCGATCGCTACAGTAAACTCTACCTGACTCAAATGAAATACCCAAATTTGCATGCTATTCAGATTCGAAAGAGTACTCCTGAATATATTCCCATGGAGGTTACTTACTCTTATTGTCATTCtgcatcttttcattttatttttcaacttttctATGGCTATTATCTCTTCAtgtactttttttcctttctcaTATATTTAATTTCAGTTATTCAAAATTGCCCCGGGACAAAGATATAGAAGTACACTAAATGCCAAGCAGGTCTCAGGGATGCGAAAAGCAAATTGTCAAAAACCAACTGATAGAGAGAAAATTATTAAGAAGGCATGTATACGCCACATATGTCTTACATAAGACCAGTCCGGCTCGCAATTGATttcacatgcttttaaaatctatttttaattaGATGTCGCTTCTTCCTGTAGGTTGTGAAGTCTAATATCTATGATGCTGAGAACATGCCTTCCCAAAAAGATAATGCTGATGAAACGATGATTGACAAGGTATTTCAATAGCCAGTCTCAGTTATCCTCTGAGTAAATAGTGATTCATCTAAGGAGTTTTTGTTCAAAGCTTATAATTGATTTCACGTGCTTTTTAACATCTGTATTTTAATTAGATGATGTTGATGATGAAcgaattcggtatttcggttcagAATGGCCTCACCACCATTGATGCACATGTTCTTTCGGCTCCACAGGCAATTTCTTGGGCTATGCTTGTTTTAGGCATCTATGGATTCATTGAAACGTTAGCTCATGGGATTTTAACATCTTCATTGTTTCTGGTCTTGCAGCTGAAGTATAATCTTGAATCAGGGAAACAAATACAAGTGCTGCCTGAGGATGGTCACTGGAATATGATCGACAAGGTTCTTCGATAGTCACGTATATTAGTTGACTATATAGCGATTCATTAGAGGAGTAATATTGTTCTAACATTTctgtttgttattattgttaacGTTGAtattatttatactatttatCATTTCGTGCATGTAAAGTGAGTTTACTCAGAAGTCATAAAGAACACGAACTGAGTTTCATATGCATCTCTTGCCATTTTGTCGAAATCTGTCATATTGGTTATTAATGTTCTTTACCTTTTTTTTAATCAGTGACATTATTTTACTGCTAGTATTTAGGTCTCGatctgtgatttttttttttctagaAAATGATCAATGGTGGCAGCGTAACATCCTGGACATGTGTCAGCTTCTCAAGGACTAAGTTATCGTCGCAGCCAGAGGAGTTCTGCAAATCACTGATTAGAATGTGTCGCTGTTTAGGAATGGTAAGGCAATATGTCACTTTCATAATTTGTAAGTATTTGCTTCTGCTTATCATGTCACATTCTTAGTCTTGTTGTATTTGGTTGTAGAAGTTCAACAACGATCCTTTGGTTCCTATTCGCTCAGCTGATGCTGGTCAAATAGAGGAAACTCTGGTCGGTATCGTTGAAGAGTCTGGGAAGACACCTCTTCAGCTTTTAATTGTGATTCTACCAAAGGATTCAGGATATTATGGTCAGTGATAAAGATTGTTCGAATTACTGATAAGGAATAGGAACATTCACGATAAAGATTGAAGTTATGTGGTTTAATGGTGATTTCGCTTCGAATGACATCTTTATCTTTTCAGGAGAGATCAAAACTATATGTGAAACTAGACTTGGTCTTGTTTCCCAATGCTGTCAGTCAAAGAAAGCATTTTCCAAAGATACAGAGTTTATTGAGCGGTACCTTGAGTACTTAGCACTGAAGATAAACGTCAAGGTTTGCTAATTAAGCTGTGCGTTTTTAAAAGACATTCTGTCAGTCCTTTACCAAATTCTGATGTGCAATTTACTTTAGGTAGGTGGAAGAAACTTCGTATTGCAGCACGCAATACTGGCTCTCACTGCTGTCCCAACTATTGTCTTTGGTTCTGATGTGTCACATCCTTCACCAGGAGATGTTTGTAGTCCATCCATAGCTGCAGTATGTGAAGTCTATTACTTAACATCTGTTAATTATAAATTGTTTTACTATTGTTGCTTATGCTC
The nucleotide sequence above comes from Nicotiana tabacum cultivar K326 chromosome 12, ASM71507v2, whole genome shotgun sequence. Encoded proteins:
- the LOC107778821 gene encoding protein argonaute 5-like — translated: MFSKEGPSYAHVLVQGKKSSASKTDQSPSKAVQSPVKTDKTPVQTDKTPIKTDESPSKLPRRPGYGKSGVPCKVRANLLCTQLQKEVKMYFYEVKFSPAIWSKKWSTKVILQLYVDSKHLLNQHKLAYDGKSCVYTSKRLPFESEDFDVKLTGTNGGKEWLMEYKVSFKFIREVDITSLNQFIERSRTDYPQEAIKALNVVLQTPPLATYELVGDSFFDRSLGDPRSLTEGLELWVGYFQSLRPRQMGLSLNINSLARPFYQTIDVYEFVAKNLEVRDLSGYIMSDKDRIKAICLLKDLMVEMLHEGRVVRYKVYALSDQPAVELMVSHDPEGEISLFDRYSKLYLTQMKYPNLHAIQIRKSTPEYIPMELFKIAPGQRYRSTLNAKQVSGMRKANCQKPTDREKIIKKLKYNLESGKQIQVLPEDGHWNMIDKKMINGGSVTSWTCVSFSRTKLSSQPEEFCKSLIRMCRCLGMKFNNDPLVPIRSADAGQIEETLVGIVEESGKTPLQLLIVILPKDSGYYGEIKTICETRLGLVSQCCQSKKAFSKDTEFIERYLEYLALKINVKVGGRNFVLQHAILALTAVPTIVFGSDVSHPSPGDVCSPSIAAMVASMDWPELTKYRSVVSAQSSRQEIIMDLYKEDTNDGKTVGAGMIRELLLAFKESTGICPQRIIFYRDGVGESQFSEVLEKEVAAIRMACKSLGETYKPRLTFVVVQKRHQTRLFPADEKLIPKSGNILPGTVVDTKICHPMEFDFYLCSHGSMEGTSHPAHYHVLCDDNGFDAETIQDLTYHLCYRDARCTSSLAIVAPAYYAHLAAGRARYYVDKAGIMSLPKIKKQSEIMYYC